The Micropterus dolomieu isolate WLL.071019.BEF.003 ecotype Adirondacks linkage group LG11, ASM2129224v1, whole genome shotgun sequence genomic interval ATGGTAGTAACCGGGAGGATTATCTGATCAACTAAACTCCAAACATGATTATTTTATCAAAGGCGGGCTAGTGTTGATCGGGTGAATTCGGGTcgatttttttctattttgattGACGGTGCGGGAAACACAAAAAGGTGGGACTAACAAGCTTGACCGTTGAATTTGCATCACATTACAGGACATCCCGCCCTTCTTCTCTAAGGCGATTGGATAAGCGCGGGGTTTGATGTACGTCACTGGCTAACCGGGATGTCAATCATTTTTTATAGGAcgtgtgtttcctgtttgttgATGAGCGAGTGAGGAGATGGAATGCAGTTGGTGAATTGTGAACAGCGATATTTGGAAGACGGCGATACTTGTGTCgaaattaaacactttattttattattttaatgtaaaacaagTCCTATATTCTAAAGCTTGGTTGTTGATTTAATGCAGTGAGCTTTCTTTTCGACATAACCCCGCAGTAGACGTGCGAAGAGTCCgtttttaaagttttagttACTTACGTTTAGTTGGCCTCCATTAGTACAACCAGGCAGCTTTCAAAAAGCATAGCAGTTCTACATTAACTTGTAGCTGGTTACAATAGCTTAGTTTGTGTCCAGATTATCACACATTTAAGTCCTTGCAAGTTCTCTCAAATGCATGTCTTCACCAGTACTACCCAGTGTTTCAGCAGATATAGTAGTTTTGTAATTTATATGTTGAGAGAGTAACGTAATGTCTCAACAACCTGCGAAAAAACATCACCTCCTCCTAAAAAGTAATGAATGTAAGAACACGTTAACCTTTACGGCCTTCAACGCCCACTCTCGCATTGTGGATCTTTTGTCCATGGGACGAACAAATTATAAAAGTGCTCAGAATAATGGAAAGTTTGTGAAAATCCACAGTTTCATGAACACTGAGCAACCTTCATCTACTGATGGAGACACTGAGCTCCAACAAGTCAGTAGTCCTTGACAGGAGAttttgtcagctgctgtttgGACATGATCAAGGGTGAACTGTAAAGCTAGGCATTTTAACAGTATCCTTACAGGTACATCTCAGGAAATTAGACAACCGTGGAAAAGTTCATATTCTTCCGttatttaagtcaaaaagtgaaactttaatttattctagtttcattaaataaatagttaaatatttCATGCCTTTTTgatttaatcttgatgattatagcttacagctcatgaaaatcaaaaatccatatcttaATATAGAATAAAGAATGTTTATTACATAAGTGTCGGCCTTCTGAAAAGCTGAACAGTTCTGAAAAAGGTTCCTTTATGCACTCAGTACTTGGTCAGTgctccttttgcatgaattacttaATCAATGCAGTAAAGCAaccagcctgtggcactgctgaggtgttatagAAGCACAGGTTGCTTTGAAAGCAGCGTTCAGGAGTGGCTAGACACTAGGAATGCGACACTTGTGGCTCATTTCCTGGACCCGTCTGTGCCTGGTGgatccagcctcagtccactccttgtgaagctcttGAATCGGCATTGCTTGACaatcccctcaaggctgcagccatccctgttgcttgtgcaccttttcctaccacacttCAACCTTCCAGTCAGCTTTCCAAAAATATGCTTTGATACAACACCCTGCGAACAGCTGGCCCTTTCCGCACCGATCTTCTATGGCTTACCCTCCTTCTGAAGGGGGTCAGTAAGTGTCTTCTGGACAACTGTCAATTAAGAATTGATGATCGTGGTTGCGCGTcatctaatattttgagatgtgGATTTTTGGTTTCCATGaactgtaagccataatcatcaagattaaaaagcctaaaatatttcactttatttgtaatgaatctagaatatatcaaagtTTCACATTTTGTATTACATTAACAACCACATGCATTGAAAAAGCTATTGTATCTGAATTACATAATGAATTCAACAATCAAATACACCATTGAATCTCACCCTATAAGTCAtcttggatttaaaaaaaagtccttaaactgttcagagagagaaaaatgaaaatcgAAATTATCATCACAACTGGgcaactccatctgctgatctAAAGCTCCAGAAGGTACAGAGTAGATCTTGAGGTGATTGTTTtaaacaggcacacacaaacCTATAATcccctttttaaaattaattcaagATTTAAATTAGGAAAGATAATTGGCAAAAGCAAAGACTACAATTTCTTTCCAGTATTAACATTTCCAGTTTGTAATCACTTTAGAGACAGCTGTTTTACTCAATTAATGCCTCATTTAAAGATGAATTGAGTTATTCAATAATAGcttgtttaaatatattaatttatgaACTGATTGTAATTTAACACTATCACACTAACACACAAGCCTATGATTATCCACTGGCATTGTTCAGATTTCATATTCCTGCACATTACCTCATGACCTTCCATTGTGGCCTCTAACAAAaggaacatttaaaaatacacaaagcAGCAACAGGTTTGTCTCCTTTTATTGACACATGCATATTGATGAGGATGATATTTATTAGTTTCACAGGATTCCTATCTTAGTTCACGATTTGGTGAGATGTGTGGTGAGGGGAGATTTATTAGTTGCTCTTGAAAATAAAGACTTTCACACCGTGGCGGCAGCGAGGAGAGGTGAAACAATGTGCACGGACAGTCCAGATGATCAACAGAGCTGCTCCTTTGGCTGATTTGCAATGAAGCATTTTCTCGTTAGGCAGGCATAATGTCAAGAGTCTGTCTGTTTCATTTTACTTGCCAAAACTAAGTCAATAAAAGCAGTTTGTATAACATAATTCTCCATTCAGGTGAGCGATCCTGCACTGTCAGGGAATCCTGCTTTGCGcattataaaataacaatacCTTCAGAATACCCCACAGAACTGGCCTGAAGTGCAACACTGAGTGATGGCTTTCATTTTCTCTTACTAGTAAACAATGCACCACTCAAACCTTTACAGACACTGTATATTATAGCTTTTTTTGGTGATAATTATGGTGTTATGACTTCATTGTAAAAAGCATAAAAGAAAGTTCAATTAGAAAAAAAGCCATAGAGGAACTGagaaattgttttaattttggagaaaaaaagacCTAAAACTCATTCAAGACGGCCTTTACTTAATGAATGCTGATTGGGAACCAGTAGCAGACAACACATGCTGTATATTTCTCTAACTCATGTAGCACTGTTTACAAGTGTTTTATAATACAGGAGGGGATTTGACAGTTTGAGAGCACACATGCCTGTAATAAAGCACAAATTAAAAGTGTTATGACGCAAGAGCTTGCCAATTAATCAGCAGTCATCATGAAGGTAACTGTCAACTAATGACAGAAAGAAGCTGTAATTACTCAAGAGGAATAGAAGATTGTGTTAGATAAattgcaacaaaaacaaaaaccgCCTTGAGTATTGAGCCTGATGCATTAAAAAACAGCATCCATTACAAAACTAagcagtttgtgttttgttataGTATCTTAGGCTATTTCGAGTTCTCAGTTCATTTATACCAATTTTTCATTGAGACCATGGAAGCTGGAATAaattgttttcaaaaatgtttgacTGGTAAAGAGCCGCAAAGAAAAATTCTCAAAAGATTTCAGGTAGGAATGTGTGCTATTATAGTATGGAAACGTTTTTATATAGAATCACTTCAATAGATTCTGGTCCAAATCTGGGAGGCCAATTGAATAAATACCTCTGGCCAACCAGGTCATCAGTTGATCCTCTGAATTCAAGAGAAAAGTATGAAAAGTGTGGCTCTTTGGGGCACAACTAAACTGGATTCTGAGTTCTCCCTCTGGTGATTGTGTGGTTTTTATGGTTTCTTTTTAGGAGCATTGGGTGTGTTGAATTTGAAAAAGATAATGTCCCCGTCTTCCACGATGTAGTTCCTGCCCTGTTGTCTGTATTTCCCGGCAGCCTGTGAAAGAAGGAATGaaatcaaaagagaaaaaatttaAAGTGAACTCAAGGGTGTTAGTTATTGGCAGGAAAAAGCTCAAAGTGCGCCAGTTCAAGCTTATAATTAGTCTctatacaaaaacacaccttGACTGCATTTTCACTACCCTCCTCTTTGAAGTCATTGTACTTCATCACCTCGGCCATGATAAAGCCTTTCTCAAAGTCAGTGTGGATCTTTCCTGCAGCTTGAGGAGCCTTGGAACCTTTCTGTTGGAgcaaaacagaacaaagcaGAAATAAATTTAACTCACTGCCACTTTGAAGGATTTTATGGACAGCCATTATAGTGCAACTCCTCATACTAACAACAGTATTCTGCCCACGAACATTATGCAACTCTAGAGAAAAACATACCGCTAACatgtcaaaattaaaataagcaaaggaaTCATGTTCAATATGCTCTGCATCTCAATTTCACAGAATTTGCAAGACAACTATGAAGCATGTGGCCATGTATGGTGGCcacaaagaacaaaatgtaaacaggAGTAAAAACCTACACATTAAAGAAATGTGCCGCAAATGCTTTAGTGAGAGAGAAATGCACTTAAAATTTTGAATTTCTGCAAAACTGTGTGAAAAATGCTAGACCTTTAAATTGCTGCCCACATCTGAGATTTAACActgcaaatacaaagaaaatctAAATCCACAAATACCATTGGCAACAATGGGACATCCAGtttgaaataagaaaataaatatctaacaaaaattaaataatgtaaacTTTGTTTTGACAAAATTCTTAACATTTTACAGAATATGTCATGTaagaaattaaatgtgaatGACACTCTCAAACAACAATAAGCAAGAATAAGAGGATTTTGAAATAAACGGTTAAGTCTAGGATCTATCCTATCAGTAATAATGAAGTTAATGAAAACTTAATGTAAGTTATTCATATCGCAGCACTTACCCTGACGGTCCATGCTCGCACCTCATCTGGTCCCGCTGTGAAGAAGTATTCCAGCTGTAGTGCTGCATAGCCGGCCTTTATTATTTTGGTCAGAacactacagacacacacacagacacagagacacacacacacagaagccaTGATGGTGCATTCAATGATTAAAACATTTAGATATAATAAAGATTGTTCAATACTCTGTTAAGAATTGTTTAATTATTCAGTGTCAGTTAACTCGAAGGCCTTTTGCACTGCAGACACTTTCACTTTTCATAGCAGGAAACACAGGGGTGATtaatagaataataaaaaaaagagtgtgGCAGGGCTCTACTATTGTGCACCCTGGGACAATGTCATGATTAATGTTATGACACAGCACAGCCTTTCCTGCTCtggcaagtcaaaatgtccCCTGTCAAAAAGGCTTATTGACTCATTCAATTGACTCAAATAATGATGTTTACCTGTGAACATACTAATAGCATCCCTATTAGACACTTAATCATTCAATAAGCTAATAGTCCCTGTTCCACTTTCACCAAAATAATCTGatgcacatttattttacttggCATGAGTACTCATCAATAGTGAACAGAAAATTTATATAATTAACAACAATTCACtttttaagtcatttataatCTAAAAATACGTAACATTCTCTTCTTCCAGATTCtcaaacaatttaaataaaaatcaatttcAATGTAATCGCTTTGGGATTTTGGACAGTTGGTCAGACAAAGCAGCCAATTAGAAGTACCATCTTGAGCTTAGGGAAAGTATcacaaatatttttcaccattttgacattttatagtaTTATAGACAAATACAacagtcattagttgcagccctacatggAAGTTAAACCTAATTTATCACATTCTTGCcacattgtgtgtttgtctcacCTCTGCGTCTTCTGTACCTCACAGTACTtattcctctcctcctcctccatgtcCTGCAGTTTTGCCTCGAGAGCTCCACTCACAGGGATGACCAGAGAACCAGGGTCATGAGCATCTACCCACTCTTTGATTTTCGCCAACCTGAGAATGAAGAGGCAGCAGGGTAAATTATTCTAAAAGTTAAACAATAACTACATACTTAAATAAATGATGCATGGGACCGCCACCTGCACTGAAAGCAAACCTACCACTTGTTCTTTTTTCTGATGTAATCCTTCTCTGAGAGGTTAACCAGGTAAATCATGGGCTTGGATGTCAGAAACAGGTATTTGTTCAACACCTCAATCTGTGCAGAGAATTTAAAAAGGGCACAaatcatgaaaacaaaaaactgtttaGGTCTCAGTTCACTGAATCACTCAGGCGACGCTGTACTAATGTGATACTTTGCATCTTGACCCAGAGAGTCTCAAAACCTACCGAAGCCATAATGACCAATCAGATTACTCTGTCCAAAGTGAAAGCAAAATTACACCAGTCACTTAGCCCGGCATCGCCAGACTAATTTGCATCTGCCGgagcaaataaaacatgagcTTGCAGATGTGTCTGGTTCCCAGGCTACCAATCGCTGGActtttatgtgcattttaaaTGCGTGCATTAAGAAAAAAATGCCAGAAATGTgtccaaaagacaaaataagatGTAAAGTAATAAAGATCACACAATTAGTTAGGAAACGTAAGTATATGAAGCATGCGAGGATGTAATAAGGCTGACAGAAACAGACTTCTTGATAGGAAAACAAACGTGTTAATGCACTGAACTGAGAATACATTCCACTGATGTGTAGAGCAGCCCAGTGATTTTGTTTAGGAATATTACACCAAACACTTATAGACACACAAAAGcattcacgcacacacatacattctgTACATCTTACCTCTTTGTCGTTCCAGTCATGGTAAAATCTGATGTGTTTCTTCTCTTCCACTATCCAGTTCTTTATCTTCAACATGATATCCTGAAGCAAGAAGCAGCAGGTTAAAAGATCTATACAGGCTGATAGCAGATTAAGATCTGCTTTAACCCCCCAGTAGTGACACAAATGTGAAATAGACACACTTTACTTACATATTCAGGTTTGAGCTTTTTGTCACTTCCTCTCACAGCAGTTTTCTCCAGCTTGTCTATGATTGGAGAGATCATTTCCTCGTCCTTCAGTCGCAGCTCCTCGTGGATGATCTCAATGTCCCTCACTGGATCAACGTTACCCTCCACGTGGATGATATCCTCATCGTCAAACGCGCCTAAAAGACATGAGCAGTGTAAGATGCAGTCAGCCTGTTACAAATATGCACACATTTTGAAATCTGAGAGCCTTTCAATAACATTACAGGCAAATTTCAGCCATTTAAAAAGTTTACTATGTACTTCCTAAACCCCCAACAGGTCAGTCAGTATTTCTGACAACGGACAAACTTTTTTGTTAATACTAAGACTTAAGTCTTTTGGATAAAATTAAACCAAAAAGCTAGTAGTAATTAAGAAGTACTCAtcataattaataaaacaaaaattataattttcacaatataattttcctcaataacaatataacaaatgttcaataaatgtttgatttaattcattctataaagttatttattatgttgaggaaaaagggactaaaaaaagattttacttaattttacgcATGCGTATTTGTTATAAAAAAGATTTCATCTTAAtcgttttgaatgttctacctcagatttgttaagtgatccactggcatcaagtgtttgtcatgttctgaccataaagacaAGTTTAAAACCACCATTAACCATTTGGTTTCTTTAACTTTCAGtcagatttgacatttatcgtgataattataaATATCGATtgttgtgaatttttttttaatcgggataacatttttggccatatcgcccagccctaggcACAACATGAGTGAATTCCTCAAATGGGCCTTTTTCCTCCTTTCTGAAGTCTAGTAATGGCTCTTAACTTGCCCGCCTAACACCTGTCCACTCAGTTGTTACTACACAGCAGCTGTAGAAAGTAGTAATGACAACTCACGGGTCATGTGGAAGATGCCGTCACAGGCACTGATATTGGAGAGAAAGGCGTTTCCAAGTCCCTGTCCTGCATGAGCTCCCTTCACCAGACCAGCAATGTCCACAACATTCAGAAAAGCTGGAACCTTactgaagagacaaaaacagcCAGACAAGGAGTCAGTGATACAAATCGATTAGCTGTCAACTATTAATTGCAAACTACTTTGATATTTGATTGGTAAATTTTAgccctttatttaaaaaaaaaaaaaaaaaaaataaacccacATTTTCTGaatccagcttcttaaatgtgaatattttctggtttctttacgcCTCTATGACagcaaactgaatatattttgtttgtggacaaaagaagacatttgaggacatcatcttgggctttaGGAAACACTGTTAGTACCTAACAATCGTTTAGCCAATAGTGAAAAGAATTGTTAGCTGTAGCCCTGCAGGACACaaggtcaaacacacacacctggctgGTTTGTGGTATTGGCAGAGGAAATCAAATCGCTCATCGGGAACAGGTACCCTGCTCTCATTTGGGTCGATTGTGCAGAAGGGAAAGTTCTCTGCAGCCGCTTGGCTCTTGGTCAGCACATTGAAAAAGGTGGATTTCCTATGGTGGACAGAGTCAGTAGAGTGTCAACAGCAGTGCAATCATCAAACCTGAATGATGAATCCAACAATTTGTCCACTCACTCACATTACATCCATGCTTTGCAAATACcaacattaattaaaaacatgtgCATACCCGACATTAGGCAATCCCACAATTCCAATTTTCAGAGAGGTTCCAAATCGTCCGATCAATGGAGGCTGTTTCGGGGCTTCTCCCTTTTTTGGGGGCATCTGCAAGAGTAACAACAAGCTAGTTACACCATGACCCCATGTCAAAGTATGTTAATAAAGCAAGGCTTATTTGTACAAACACCTCGATCCAGCTAAACGCTAGGTCATGGCATTTATCACTCCTCTTGAGCTAGCTCCACTGAAACAAGTACAGGCAGCTCCAGTCATATGCTCATTCAAACacagcatgctaacgttagctagtggTTCATTGAAACCACTCCTGTTAGCCAGAATATGGCTAAACAGATATTATCTTATTATCTCTGCTTGTTCCAGTCATTACAAATAGTCTGAACGTTATTAAGCTGAGAAAGTGTATCTTTAAGTacctttatgtattttttttagccTATGATCTACGTGGTGTTCACTCCTCTGCTCTCTGGGCACACCAGCCACTCCGGCGGAAAGGCAAGTTGGAGAGCAAGCCGGAAGTGTTTTGACATGGGCGGTGTGTGATTGGTCGGAGAGAGAGCTGGCACGGCATGTCAGAGGTGTGCTACCTGACAAGACTGCATTAAATCAAGTTTTTGAtgtaatcatttttatttttattcattgtaATACATTTCTAGTCTTCTGAGGCTGTAACATTTGTGAATTAACGGGTACatctttacagtttattttactGCTTGCCTTTCTGTGGTGAAATACTCGCTAAAGGTCGCCATTTTATAGATGCGTTCATGAACATGCTTAGTACAAGCATGGATGTATGTTATACCTTGGGGCTTTTGTTatttctcagtttgtacatCCCCGATTCCTTTTCTTAGCGTCTTAGTTCCTCCCACCTGATATGCCAGCAGAGGAGTCGAGGCAGGTGTATATGTCTATTGATGTGTAAACAACCTTTCATATATTTGCTTagttttacacattttcattcaGTTAAACAGTGTTGAGCTTTCTTCTTGTGTTGAAACATAAATCCGGTTGTTACTAAAAACAAACCTTGAATCTTAGAACAAAAACTTTTGCCAGAACACAACACTCCCATATTTGGGAGAAAGCAAGTTGTCCGATGGGACATTAACACAGCATCAGAGTACATTGGCAGCCTGAAGGCCATCATCGGATCATGTGACATATGCTGTGTATCCATTCCCAAACTACTACTAACGTTATACTAACACAGTTGATTGATGTATCCAGGATGAATTgcttatttaatacatttaaatgacattttaaaaatgctcaTTTCACAAAAGGCTTGATTATGGAATATGATTGATGTCGAATGAGGGTGCATGCGTGAAATCCAAGcagtaatattttatttctgtcaagaaaaacaaaacaaaaattccAAATGTTTGATGGGACTTCATGGTACAACACCTGCAGCATTCCTGCCTCTAATTCCATGGGGCAATGTGACCATTACAGTATACTACACACCATTACTAAGCAACAGAGCAAATGACCAAAGTAATTTTTATTGcttatatacaaacacacacaacaacaaaaaaaataagaccaaatttaaaaaaaaacaacaaaacatagcatttaaaacatttcaaagagCAAACTAGGATCTTGAGAGTTTAAGAAACCAACTACATACAAACAGCAAAA includes:
- the LOC123978964 gene encoding obg-like ATPase 1, translating into MPPKKGEAPKQPPLIGRFGTSLKIGIVGLPNVGKSTFFNVLTKSQAAAENFPFCTIDPNESRVPVPDERFDFLCQYHKPASKVPAFLNVVDIAGLVKGAHAGQGLGNAFLSNISACDGIFHMTRAFDDEDIIHVEGNVDPVRDIEIIHEELRLKDEEMISPIIDKLEKTAVRGSDKKLKPEYDIMLKIKNWIVEEKKHIRFYHDWNDKEIEVLNKYLFLTSKPMIYLVNLSEKDYIRKKNKWLAKIKEWVDAHDPGSLVIPVSGALEAKLQDMEEEERNKYCEVQKTQSVLTKIIKAGYAALQLEYFFTAGPDEVRAWTVRKGSKAPQAAGKIHTDFEKGFIMAEVMKYNDFKEEGSENAVKAAGKYRQQGRNYIVEDGDIIFFKFNTPNAPKKKP